One genomic segment of Clostridium saccharoperbutylacetonicum N1-4(HMT) includes these proteins:
- a CDS encoding VOC family protein encodes MKAQINLITIWTNDIEKMKNFYNQVLGFKIENDLGNYVEFENAGVRFAICMREVMHGYSNEYRKEAFGQGFELAFPCENPKEVDESFKKLISKGAISIHEPQDMPWSQRTALFADPDGNIHEIFAEIK; translated from the coding sequence ATGAAAGCACAAATTAATCTTATTACGATTTGGACAAACGATATAGAGAAAATGAAAAATTTCTACAATCAAGTTCTTGGATTTAAAATTGAAAATGACCTTGGCAATTATGTTGAATTTGAAAATGCTGGAGTAAGATTTGCCATTTGTATGAGAGAAGTAATGCACGGATATAGTAACGAATATAGGAAAGAAGCATTTGGACAGGGATTTGAACTTGCTTTCCCATGTGAAAATCCTAAAGAGGTTGATGAATCCTTTAAAAAGTTAATCTCAAAAGGGGCAATATCTATTCATGAACCACAAGATATGCCTTGGAGTCAAAGAACAGCACTATTTGCCGACCCGGACGGAAATATTCATGAAATTTTTGCAGAAATTAAATAG
- a CDS encoding Ig-like domain-containing protein gives MKNYFKKFSIIFMMALAIIWMSILQNGSVANAATDYTRGVQYLNPLEGFNRFDDSDGRITYSSNFKEITQVEPSTSNTSGLYNKNRMDLANGAGNGTIKFSFYGTDIALIDYIANNRTQNCTISFDGGNTNEIFTSYSSSYSPTSAIPQSAFYVKKGLENKRHDVIINIPASSTTWFCIDAIDINGYLLYNNESITLDKSAINLTICDSDKVTATTTPSAVGVTWKSSDPSIATIEVDPANGKIVKINALKEGTCTITATTADGSNLSAPCTINITKKSEPIPTPDPNQQTQSI, from the coding sequence ATGAAAAATTACTTTAAAAAGTTTAGTATAATTTTTATGATGGCTTTAGCTATTATCTGGATGAGTATTCTTCAGAATGGAAGCGTTGCTAATGCAGCTACAGACTATACAAGAGGAGTACAATATCTTAATCCTCTGGAAGGTTTTAACAGATTCGATGATAGCGATGGCAGAATCACATATTCTAGCAACTTTAAAGAAATTACCCAAGTAGAGCCAAGTACAAGTAATACTTCGGGTTTATACAACAAAAATAGAATGGATTTAGCTAATGGTGCAGGTAATGGTACCATTAAATTTTCTTTTTATGGAACTGATATAGCACTAATAGATTATATCGCTAATAATAGAACTCAAAATTGTACTATAAGCTTCGACGGTGGAAATACTAATGAAATATTTACATCGTATAGTAGTTCTTATAGTCCAACAAGTGCTATTCCACAAAGTGCTTTTTATGTAAAAAAGGGACTTGAGAATAAAAGACATGATGTAATAATTAACATTCCTGCATCTAGTACAACTTGGTTCTGTATCGATGCTATAGATATAAATGGTTATTTATTATACAATAATGAATCAATAACTTTAGATAAATCAGCAATTAATTTAACAATTTGTGATTCAGATAAAGTAACAGCAACAACAACTCCATCAGCAGTAGGAGTGACATGGAAATCAAGTGATCCATCAATAGCAACAATAGAAGTAGATCCTGCTAACGGAAAAATTGTAAAAATAAATGCACTTAAAGAAGGAACTTGTACAATAACAGCAACTACAGCAGATGGAAGCAATTTGAGTGCTCCATGTACTATAAATATAACTAAAAAAAGTGAACCAATACCAACACCAGACCCCAACCAACAGACACAGAGTATATAA
- a CDS encoding DUF11 domain-containing protein translates to MSVVKTADVKEVWIGDNFTYTLVITNTGTKTAKAVVVNDPAPNHIDFNVSGVTTTQGSVDSSSTSKNIIVNVGDIPPAGTVTIKVPATVIL, encoded by the coding sequence TTGAGTGTAGTAAAGACAGCAGATGTAAAAGAGGTATGGATAGGAGATAATTTTACATATACTCTTGTAATAACTAATACTGGAACAAAGACAGCTAAAGCAGTAGTTGTAAATGATCCAGCACCTAATCATATTGATTTTAATGTTAGTGGAGTAACAACGACTCAAGGAAGTGTTGATTCAAGCTCAACCTCGAAAAATATTATAGTTAATGTTGGTGATATTCCACCTGCAGGAACAGTAACAATTAAGGTACCTGCAACTGTAATTCTTTAA
- a CDS encoding recombinase family protein produces MNRWFYYVRVSTTGKQKTDRQMYSSELQDFCKRNRINNKDIIIMEEKETGKHFERPQYQLLKQVAVNGDNIIVSAIERFGRNYIQGRKEFAELINKVVKVYVLNRPMLEDMYKLNDNMSKFMITVSKTNVYQTTKNLL; encoded by the coding sequence ATGAATAGATGGTTTTATTATGTTAGAGTATCAACTACGGGAAAGCAAAAGACAGATAGACAAATGTATAGCTCTGAGCTTCAAGATTTCTGCAAAAGAAATAGAATAAATAATAAAGATATAATAATCATGGAGGAAAAGGAAACCGGCAAGCACTTTGAAAGGCCTCAATATCAACTCTTGAAACAAGTAGCTGTTAATGGAGACAATATCATAGTTTCAGCTATTGAACGATTCGGTAGAAACTATATACAAGGTAGAAAAGAATTTGCAGAGCTTATTAATAAGGTTGTAAAAGTATATGTTCTAAACAGACCAATGTTAGAAGATATGTATAAATTAAATGATAATATGAGTAAATTTATGATTACTGTCTCAAAAACGAACGTTTATCAGACAACAAAAAACCTTCTGTAA
- a CDS encoding MFS transporter, with the protein MTNIIDNISENISKNNSSSNKTEKSVNFNMLVLMLGFAGFVSAADNWFVSPAISAIATEFSISISMAGVVLTSYMIPYGFLQPFYGFFGDYWSKYSVLKYIVCGLAIGTLGSAFASSLLVLCIFRIITGFFAAGIVAVSLALIGDTVPVLDRQIYVGKFMGIVFLGQGLSAGLGGLITKFISWRGAFVFFAIAATISAIILLTKSPKDKKIVSNGKGNFFYKAKRTICSAKGRIIFPLSLITGFLLLGVYSYLGAFLNKIIGLDYLQCGIVIMFYGFSCLIGGTKVGNLSKKIGKKNVILLGEFFALIAILFLYFLHYWQFAILATILLGLGYISIQSTLATLAFDITDDSKGLSSGLIGLGLFGGGGLGSLFSGWLLFIGGYQVIWLVFFSVILLFICITLKIKLY; encoded by the coding sequence ATGACGAATATTATCGATAACATTAGTGAAAATATTTCAAAAAATAATTCATCTAGTAATAAAACTGAAAAAAGTGTGAATTTTAACATGTTGGTTTTAATGTTAGGGTTTGCAGGATTTGTTTCAGCCGCTGATAATTGGTTTGTTTCACCGGCCATTTCAGCAATTGCAACAGAATTTAGTATATCAATTTCTATGGCTGGTGTAGTATTAACATCATATATGATACCGTATGGATTTTTGCAACCATTTTATGGATTTTTTGGCGACTATTGGAGCAAGTATAGTGTGTTAAAGTATATTGTATGTGGTTTAGCTATTGGAACTTTAGGAAGTGCTTTTGCTAGTTCACTATTAGTATTATGTATTTTTCGTATAATCACAGGATTTTTTGCGGCTGGTATTGTTGCTGTATCATTGGCGTTAATAGGAGATACTGTTCCAGTATTAGATAGACAAATTTATGTTGGAAAATTTATGGGAATTGTTTTTTTAGGACAAGGTTTAAGTGCAGGCTTGGGTGGATTAATCACTAAATTCATTAGCTGGCGCGGAGCATTTGTCTTTTTTGCTATAGCAGCTACAATTTCAGCTATAATTTTATTGACAAAATCACCTAAGGATAAAAAAATTGTATCCAATGGAAAAGGGAATTTTTTTTATAAAGCTAAACGAACTATATGTTCTGCTAAAGGAAGAATTATTTTTCCCTTATCTCTAATAACAGGATTCTTATTACTGGGCGTATATTCGTATCTAGGAGCATTTCTAAATAAGATTATAGGATTGGATTATTTACAATGCGGTATAGTAATAATGTTTTATGGATTTTCTTGCTTAATAGGTGGAACAAAAGTTGGAAATTTAAGCAAAAAAATTGGAAAGAAAAACGTAATACTTTTAGGAGAATTTTTTGCTTTAATTGCAATTTTATTTTTGTATTTTCTTCATTATTGGCAATTTGCTATATTAGCTACAATTTTATTAGGATTAGGTTATATATCTATTCAATCTACTTTGGCCACACTGGCATTTGATATTACAGATGATAGTAAAGGACTTTCATCAGGCCTAATAGGTTTAGGACTTTTTGGAGGTGGTGGTTTAGGTAGTTTGTTTAGTGGGTGGTTACTTTTTATAGGAGGATATCAAGTTATTTGGCTCGTTTTTTTTAGTGTAATATTGTTATTTATTTGTATTACGCTAAAAATTAAATTATATTAA